One genomic segment of bacterium includes these proteins:
- a CDS encoding MFS transporter, with the protein MEGREKIRASLLGIGAFLGLKRSTIGVLSMVVLVGMGERMAERFLPIYMLALGGGVLAVGVLQAMDNLLSALYSFPGGYLSDRIGIRRSLMIFNLVAMCGFSIVILVSAWEAVLVGAVLFISWSAISLPATMSLIYRVLPSQKRTMGVSMHSLVRRIPMALGPLLGGLFINVWGERDGVRLAFGVALIMAVAALFLQQKMIEEDHRGEDGPGGIKGDLASGEKNPLKLLSLMNPAMKNLLVTDILVRFCEQIPYAFVVVWCMKMIPEPVSAFQFGILTSIEMATAVLVYIPVAYWADKSTKKPFVVITFLFFTLFPLGLMFSQSFEWLVGAFVLRGLKEFGEPTRKALIMDLSPDHCKAGMFGLYYLIRDVVVSLAAMGGAFLWQVAPQLNLLTAFAFGLLGTIGFAIFGRDVALPPGNGKDS; encoded by the coding sequence ATGGAAGGCCGGGAGAAAATCAGAGCCAGTCTCTTGGGAATCGGAGCTTTTTTGGGCCTTAAGCGCAGCACCATCGGTGTTTTGAGCATGGTGGTTTTGGTAGGCATGGGGGAGCGCATGGCCGAGCGCTTCTTGCCCATATACATGCTGGCTCTTGGGGGAGGAGTATTGGCGGTGGGAGTTCTCCAGGCCATGGACAACCTGCTTTCGGCCCTTTATTCCTTCCCCGGAGGGTATCTATCGGATCGCATCGGCATCAGGCGTTCTCTGATGATCTTTAACCTGGTGGCCATGTGCGGTTTTTCCATTGTGATCCTAGTGTCTGCCTGGGAGGCGGTTCTGGTGGGAGCTGTCTTGTTCATCTCATGGTCAGCCATCTCCCTTCCTGCCACCATGAGCCTGATCTATCGGGTGCTGCCAAGCCAAAAGCGCACCATGGGTGTGAGCATGCACTCTCTTGTAAGGCGGATCCCCATGGCCCTTGGCCCTCTCTTGGGAGGCCTGTTCATAAATGTCTGGGGGGAAAGAGACGGGGTTCGTCTGGCATTTGGGGTAGCCTTGATAATGGCAGTGGCGGCCTTGTTCCTTCAGCAGAAAATGATAGAGGAAGACCACCGCGGGGAAGATGGACCAGGCGGGATCAAGGGGGACCTTGCCTCTGGTGAGAAAAACCCCCTGAAGCTGCTTAGTTTGATGAATCCTGCCATGAAAAACCTGCTGGTCACAGACATACTCGTCAGGTTCTGCGAGCAGATCCCATATGCCTTCGTGGTGGTATGGTGTATGAAGATGATCCCAGAGCCGGTCTCGGCTTTCCAGTTCGGGATACTTACCAGCATAGAGATGGCCACAGCGGTCCTGGTGTACATTCCAGTAGCCTATTGGGCGGACAAGAGCACCAAGAAGCCTTTTGTGGTCATAACCTTCCTGTTCTTCACGCTTTTCCCCTTGGGGCTTATGTTCAGCCAATCCTTCGAGTGGCTCGTGGGAGCCTTTGTCTTAAGAGGATTAAAGGAATTTGGAGAGCCTACCCGCAAGGCCCTGATCATGGATCTTTCTCCGGATCATTGTAAAGCCGGGATGTTTGGGCTTTACTACCTCATCAGAGACGTGGTGGTCTCTTTAGCGGCCATGGGAGGCGCGTTTTTGTGGCAGGTTGCCCCCCAGCTGAACCTCCTGACGGCCTTTGCCTTCGGACTTCTAGGGACCATCGGGTTTGCCATCTTTGGACGGGATGTGGCCTTGCCGCCCGGGAATGGGAAAGACTCATGA